The Aquincola tertiaricarbonis genomic sequence AGGTGGTGAACACCCCGGTGGACGAGATCAGCGTGTCGGCAAAGCCGGCTTCATCGAGCTGCAGGCCGCCGATGTCCAGCGCTTGGGCGGCCGGCGCGGCCAGCAGGGCGCCGGCCAGGGCGGTGGAGAGGCCCGCCAGGCGGGCGATCGTCATCGAGCGCCGACTCATGCCGCCACCCCCTTTGCACGGCGCTGCTGGCGCAGCCGCCAGCCGCCCAGCAAGCCCAGGCCGGCCAGCATCAGCGCCCATTCGCCCGGCTCGGGCACCGCCGCGGCGATGGCCGTGCCGTAGGCATTGGCGGTGAAGTTGTAGTAGCCCACGTCGCCCGCGCCGGCCAGGTTCACGGTGTAGGTGAAGCTGCCGCTGCGGGTGCCGCTGCTGCCTTCGGCGGTGAACACCTTGTCGGTGAAGCTGCCGGTGGTGTTGTCGTTGTAGTTGCCGGCATCGAACACCAGCTGCGAGAAGGCGTAGGTGGTCAGCGGGTCGCCGGCCGGGGCGTTGGCCGTCAGTGTGTAGTTGACGGTGAAGGTCACGCTGCCCGCCTGGGACAGCGAGAACTCACCCAGCTGCAGCGCATTGGCCAGGCCCACGTGCGGCTGCGCCGTGCCATCCACGAAAAAGGGGGTGGCGCTGGCCGCGCCCTGCAGCAGGCCAGCGGTGGTGGCCGACACCTGCGCGCCGGCATGCGCCACTTGTGTAGACAAGCTGGCGTCGCTGCGGTCGCCGGTCAGGCCGTCGATCTGGTTGCCGCCGAGGCCGCCGGCCTCGCGCGATTCGACGTACAGGTCCTGGTAGCCGCCCAGCCAGGTGAGCGTGCCCCCCGAGACGACGTGCGAGAACGAGGTGATCTGGAACGAGGCGCCGACCTGCGCCAGCGCGCCGGTCGAGCCGAGGGCGAGCGCGATGGCCGCGCCCAGCATGTTGAGCTTCATGAGGATCCTCCTGGCGTTAATAGACGACGACCTTGCCGGTGGCGCGCGGGCTGGTGCAGTCGTTGTAGAAGTACTCGCCCTTCTGGTTGAAGGTGTACGAGAACGACTGGCCCGGGGCCAGCGGGCCGGCGTTGAACAACCCTTCGAAGAACTGCGTGGCGCAGTGGTTCTTGGTGTTGGTGGCCGGGTTCAGGAAGGTGACGGTGGTGCCCTGCGGCACCCGCAGGTGCTGCGGCGCCATCGCGTTGGTGGTGTCCAGCTCCACCGAGCCGACCACGCCGTTGCTGTAGCTGCGGTTGAGCACCACCGTGTTGTTGACCACCGAGCCTTCCACCGGCGCGGCGGTGATCTGGCGGCGGGTGGAAGGCGGCGTGGGCGCCGGCAGCGGCGGCACCTTGCCGCCGACCTTGAAGGCCCACAGGTAGTCGCCGCGCGGCGCGTCGCTGAAGGGCAGGCCCGAGCCACCGGCGAACACCGCCATGTACTGCTCGCCGTCGATCTCGTAGGTGATGGGGCTGGCGTTGATGCTGGCACCGGTCTGGAAGCGCCACAGCTCACGGCCGTTCAGCGCGTCCAGGCCCAGCAGGTTGCCGTCGGGCTGGCCGATGAACAGCAGGTTGCTGGCGGTGGTCAGGATGCCGTTGCCGTGCGCGACCGACCAGGGCAGGTCCTTTTTCCACACCACCTGGTTGGTGGCGGGGTCCACCACCACGATGCCGCCCGACATGCCGGTGCCCAGCGGCCGCAGGCCGTTGCTGGCTTCGGTCAGCGAGTGGGCCGAGCCCACGTAGCCCACGCCGGTGTACATCCACTTGGTGGTGTGGCTGAAGGACTGGTGGTTCCAGTCGGCCCCGCCGCCCTGGCCGGGGAAGGAGAGGATGGGTTCGTCCCAGTGCGCCGCGTACAGGCAGCCCGTCTTGAAGTTGGGCACCGCACGGGCCGGGCCTTCGTTGGTGGGGCAGGTGGGGATGAAGCTGCCGCCGCGCGGCCACGGCTGCGTGGGCCAGCTCTTCTGGCGCGGGTCCACCGGCACCGGCTTCTCGTCGATGCCCAGCAGCGGCTGGCCGTTGCTGCGGTCCAGGATGTAGTACATGCCGGTCTTGCTGCCGTACACCACGGCCTTCTTGTTCTGGCCGGCCACGCGGATGTCGGCCAGCACCGGCGCCATCACGTTGTCCATGTCCCAGATGTCGTGGTGGATGGACTGGAAGTGCCATTTGTAGGCACCGGTCTTGGCATCCATCGCCACGATGGAGTTGGCGAACAGGTTCTGGCCGCCGCGGGTCGAACCGTTTTGCGACGAGCCGGCCCGTGCGTTGCCGAAGGTCCAGTAGACGGTGTTCAGCTCGGGGTCGATGGCCGGGTGGATCCAGGGCGTGGCGCCGCCTTCGAGGTAGCTGTTGCCTTCCCAGGTGTCGCCGCCGATGGTGCCCGGCGCAGCCGCGCCGAAGAAGTGCCACACCAGGTCGCCGTTCTTGGCGTTGAGCGCCAGGCCGGCGCCGCGCGGGCCGTCGTTGGTGCCCACGTAGATCATGCCGTCGTGGTACACCACGGCCACCTTGGCGATGTTGCCGTAGCCTTCATGCTGGCGCTCCCACACCACCTGGCCGGTGTTCTGGTCGAGCGCGATGACGTAGTTGCCGGTGGTCAGCGTGTACACCTTGCCGTCGCCCACGGCCACGCCACGGCGCGTCTGGCCGCCGCGGCCGGGGTTGTAGCTCCACTTCACCACGCCGGTCTTGCCGTCCACCGCATGCACGCGGCCTTGCGCGGTTTCGATGAACAGCACGCCATTGACGGCCACCGCGGTGCTTTGCGCATTGCCGGCCTTGGCGCCGCCTTCAAGGCTGGTCATCCAGGCGGCGCCCAGCTGGCGGATGTTGGCCTTGTTGATCTTGGCCAGCGACGAATAGTTCTGGTTGCCCAGGTTGCCGCCGACCTTCGGGAAGTCGGTGGTGGTGGGCAGGCAGCAGTTGTCGGCGGCCGAGGCCAGCTGGGCCGCGGCCAGCAGGCCGGCGCCGATCAGCAGCCGCAGGGTGGGATTGAAGGTCATCGGGGTACTCCTGGTGGGCGGGTCGATGCGATGTGAAGCGGCTCTGGCGGCCGTTCAGTCGTGGGCAGGCCCAGCGGTGGCGC encodes the following:
- a CDS encoding outer membrane protein assembly factor BamB family protein → MTFNPTLRLLIGAGLLAAAQLASAADNCCLPTTTDFPKVGGNLGNQNYSSLAKINKANIRQLGAAWMTSLEGGAKAGNAQSTAVAVNGVLFIETAQGRVHAVDGKTGVVKWSYNPGRGGQTRRGVAVGDGKVYTLTTGNYVIALDQNTGQVVWERQHEGYGNIAKVAVVYHDGMIYVGTNDGPRGAGLALNAKNGDLVWHFFGAAAPGTIGGDTWEGNSYLEGGATPWIHPAIDPELNTVYWTFGNARAGSSQNGSTRGGQNLFANSIVAMDAKTGAYKWHFQSIHHDIWDMDNVMAPVLADIRVAGQNKKAVVYGSKTGMYYILDRSNGQPLLGIDEKPVPVDPRQKSWPTQPWPRGGSFIPTCPTNEGPARAVPNFKTGCLYAAHWDEPILSFPGQGGGADWNHQSFSHTTKWMYTGVGYVGSAHSLTEASNGLRPLGTGMSGGIVVVDPATNQVVWKKDLPWSVAHGNGILTTASNLLFIGQPDGNLLGLDALNGRELWRFQTGASINASPITYEIDGEQYMAVFAGGSGLPFSDAPRGDYLWAFKVGGKVPPLPAPTPPSTRRQITAAPVEGSVVNNTVVLNRSYSNGVVGSVELDTTNAMAPQHLRVPQGTTVTFLNPATNTKNHCATQFFEGLFNAGPLAPGQSFSYTFNQKGEYFYNDCTSPRATGKVVVY
- a CDS encoding PEP-CTERM sorting domain-containing protein, yielding MKLNMLGAAIALALGSTGALAQVGASFQITSFSHVVSGGTLTWLGGYQDLYVESREAGGLGGNQIDGLTGDRSDASLSTQVAHAGAQVSATTAGLLQGAASATPFFVDGTAQPHVGLANALQLGEFSLSQAGSVTFTVNYTLTANAPAGDPLTTYAFSQLVFDAGNYNDNTTGSFTDKVFTAEGSSGTRSGSFTYTVNLAGAGDVGYYNFTANAYGTAIAAAVPEPGEWALMLAGLGLLGGWRLRQQRRAKGVAA